Part of the Sulfuricurvum kujiense DSM 16994 genome, GAGCAGTTCAAAAAGAAAAAAATCCGCATTCTCTTTGCGACCGATATCGCTGCGAGGGGATTGGATATCGATGATATCACCTGTGTGGTCAATTTCGATCTCCCCCGTTCTCCCGCCGATTATATCCACCGTATCGGACGTACGGGACGGGCGGGTAAATCCGGGCTTGCGATCTCGTTTATCGGGTTTGCCGAAAGAGATCATTTCGCATTGATCGAGAAACGCTCCAAGATCAAGCTGCCGCGCGAACAGATCGAGGGATTCGAACTCATCGGAACCCCTCCGCCGAAGAAAAAAGGTCCCGAACCGGTCAAAGGAAAAGGGAAAAGTAAAAAAGACAAAGCCCGTGAGCTTGCCGCCAAAAATACTAAAGACTCAGGAAACCAATGAACAGCCTCATCGATCTTCTTTCTCAAAAAACAGCTCTTACATCCAAAACCGTCAGTAACATTCTCAAGCTTCTCGAAGAGGGATCAACCATCCCTTTTATCGCCCGCTATCGCAAAGAAATGACGGGGGGCGCTACGGACGAGCAGCTGCGGGAGTTTGAGAACATCTACGGCTATTCGAAAAAACTTCTGGAACGTAAAGAAGAGGTGGGACGGCTTATTTCGGAGCGTGCCGAATTCAGCAATGAATTGCGCACATTATTGAACGGCGCTTCCACTCTCCAGGAGGTTGAGGATATCTACCGTCCATTCAAAGAGAAGAAAAACACCCGAGCAAGTGTCGCCATTGCCTCAGGACTGGAACCGTTGGCCGATCTGCTGGAGAGCGGACGGTTGGAATTGGACGAATTTACCAAAAGAGCCGATAGTTTTGTAAAAGGCTCCGTTTCCACACGCGAGGATGCGATCAAAGGGGCTCAGGATATTGTGGCGGAGCGCTACAGCGACGATGCGCGTGAGCGCGATTACTGGCGTCGTCAGATACAGGAATATTCCTCATTTGAGATCAAGGCGGCAAAAGGGATGAAAGAGGAGGGGCTTTTCGCCAAACTTGCCGGAAAAACGGAGAAAATTTCCTCCATCCCCTCTCACCGTTATCTGGCGATTATGCGCGGGGTAGCCGAAAAAGAGCTGAGTGTTAAAATTTCAATGGATACAGATCGTGTGGAGAATACGATCGCGCGCTATCGCATACCAAAACACGCTAAAAGCTCTCAAAGTCTTCTGTTGTCCGCTTATCTTGACGGTTTTAAGCGGCTCCTTTTCCCATCTTTGGAACGGGAAATCCATACGATGGTAAAAGAGAAAGCGGATACACAAGCGATCAATACTTTCGGTAAAAACCTCACCCAGCTTTTAGGTTCCCCTCCCGTAACCAAACGTGTAATTTTGGGTGTCGATCCGGCGTATCGGACAGGGTGTAAACTCGCCGTAGTGGATGAGAACGGTACCTATATGGACCACGCGGTGATTTTTCCGACACCGCCGCAAAGCGATTTTGAGAAGAGCGCCCAGGTCATTAAAAAGCTCTCTCAGCGTTACGGATTCAATGCCGTTGCCATAGGAAACGGAACGGGTTCACGGGAGACGCAGGAATTTTTTGCAAAGCTGAACCGTGACGAGGGGATGAACCTCACCTATACGGTCGTTTCCGAAGCGGGTGCATCAGTCTATTCCGCCTCGAAAATCGCTCAGGAGGAATATCCGCAGCTTGATGTCACAATTCGGGGCGCGATATCGATTGCACAGAGACTGCGCGACCCGATGGCGGCGCTGGTCAAGATCGATCCGAAATCGCTCGGCGTAGGGCAGTATCAGCACGATGTCGATCAAAAACTCTTGGAAAAAAAACTCGGCAGTGTCACCGAAGATTTGGTTAATCGTATCGGTGTAGACCCAAACAGCGCATCGGTATCGCTTCTCTCCTACGTGGCTGGGGTCGGGACAAAGGTTGCCAGGGCAATCGTAGAGTACCGCGAGCAAAGCGGAGCGTTTAAAGCCAAACAGGAACTTCTCAAGGTCAAAGGGCTCGGTGCCAAAGCGTATGAACAGTGTGCCGGGTTCTTTCGGATACGGGAGGGGAGAAGCGTACTGGATAACACCGGCGTCCACCCTGAGAGTTATGAGGCGGCGAATGAGCTGATGAAGCGGTATGAACTCTCCGCCATCACGAAAGATCAGCTTCCAAAAATCTCGCAGGAGTTAGGAATAGGGGAAGCGACGCTCGCAGACATAGTCGCTGAGCTTCGAAAACCGGGATTTGACCCGCGTGAGACGCTGCCTCCGATTATGTTCCGTTCGGATTTAACCGATATCAAAGAGCTGCGTGAGGGGTCTATCGTTTCAGGTGTCGTCCGAAACATTGCCGACTTCGGTGCGTTTGTCGATATCGGACTTAAAAATGACGGATTGATCCATATTTCGCAGATGTCCGATAAGCGGATATCGCATCCCCTTGAGGTCCTCAGCGTCAATCAGCAGTTGAGCCGTATTCGTGTTATCGAAGTCGACGGTGTCAAAGGAAAAGTGGGGTTGAGTTTGAAGGATATAGTAATCTAATTTGTTTTTTAATGTATATTTTAATGTATTAAAAACTAGAATAATACCAAGCAGAGGTTGACTGAAAAGTGCAGTTTCTTCTCTGCAATTTATTCTAAAGGATACATTATGTTATTAACACGATTCGATCCGTTTAAAGAGTTGCGTACGTTAGAAGAGCGTATGAGAGGGGCGTTTTCGCCTGATGTAACCAAAGATATGTTTTCAAGCTTTAAACCCTCCGTCAATACGAGGGAAGGGGAGTTTGCCTACCATATCGATGTCGATCTTCCCGGTGTCAAAAAAGAGGACATCAGTGTAAAAGTCGAAAACGGTGTTCTGACTCTCAAAGGGGAGAGAAAAGAGAAAAAAGAGGTTAAAAAAGAGGAATACTACCAGTGTGAAAGCAGTTTCGGGAGTTTCACCCGCAGTTTTACCTTGCCCTCAAATGTCGATGCCGAAAACATCCATGCCGAAAACAAAGACGGTGTGTTGGAGATTACTTTGCCGAAAAAAGAGGGCAAAGGGGAATCTGCAAAACAGATTAAGGTGAAATAGCCGTTTTCTGATAAATCCGTTAAAGGAGTTACCGTGTCAGCATTAGCGTGGCTTTCGAACAAACTCGAAGATGGGAGAATTGCGTGTGAAGCGTGCAATCAGCATTGTAAGCTTCATGAAGGTGAATACGGGATCTGCGGTATACGCAAAGTAGAAAACGGGGAGTTGCAGCTTCTGACATACGGCCTAGCGGCCGCGGTGAATGTTGATCCGATCGAAAAAAAACCGATGTTTCATTTTTTACCGGGCTCACAGGTCTTTTCGTTCGGGACGGTGGGGTGTAATTTTTCGTGCAAATTTTGCCAAAACGCCGATATTTCGCAATACCCGAAAGAACACAATCACGATATATTCGGAAGTTCGCTCTCACCCCATAAAGCGGTTGAATTGGCCCTTGAGTACGGATGCCAAAGCATCGCCTATACCTACAATGAACCGGTCGTTTTTTTCGAATACACCTATGATACGGCCAAACTGGCCCACGAAGCGGGGCTGAAAAACATCTATGTCACCAGCGGCTATGAAACCCATAAAGCGATCGACACGATAGCCCCATTTTTAGACGGGATGAATATTGATATTAAAGGATATAGCCAGTCGTTTTATAAAGATATCTGCGGAGGTTCGCTCAAACCTGTGTTGGAGACTGTCGAATATGCCCATAAAAAAGGGATCTGGATCGAAACGACGACACTGCTGATTCCGGGACTGAACGACTCGGATGAAGAACTTCGCAAAATCGCATCGTTTCAAGCGGCGCTCGATCCTTCGATGCCGTGGCATATCAGTGCATTTCAGCCGATGTATAAAATGACGGATATTCCTCGGACAC contains:
- a CDS encoding helix-hairpin-helix domain-containing protein codes for the protein MNSLIDLLSQKTALTSKTVSNILKLLEEGSTIPFIARYRKEMTGGATDEQLREFENIYGYSKKLLERKEEVGRLISERAEFSNELRTLLNGASTLQEVEDIYRPFKEKKNTRASVAIASGLEPLADLLESGRLELDEFTKRADSFVKGSVSTREDAIKGAQDIVAERYSDDARERDYWRRQIQEYSSFEIKAAKGMKEEGLFAKLAGKTEKISSIPSHRYLAIMRGVAEKELSVKISMDTDRVENTIARYRIPKHAKSSQSLLLSAYLDGFKRLLFPSLEREIHTMVKEKADTQAINTFGKNLTQLLGSPPVTKRVILGVDPAYRTGCKLAVVDENGTYMDHAVIFPTPPQSDFEKSAQVIKKLSQRYGFNAVAIGNGTGSRETQEFFAKLNRDEGMNLTYTVVSEAGASVYSASKIAQEEYPQLDVTIRGAISIAQRLRDPMAALVKIDPKSLGVGQYQHDVDQKLLEKKLGSVTEDLVNRIGVDPNSASVSLLSYVAGVGTKVARAIVEYREQSGAFKAKQELLKVKGLGAKAYEQCAGFFRIREGRSVLDNTGVHPESYEAANELMKRYELSAITKDQLPKISQELGIGEATLADIVAELRKPGFDPRETLPPIMFRSDLTDIKELREGSIVSGVVRNIADFGAFVDIGLKNDGLIHISQMSDKRISHPLEVLSVNQQLSRIRVIEVDGVKGKVGLSLKDIVI
- a CDS encoding Hsp20/alpha crystallin family protein, translating into MLLTRFDPFKELRTLEERMRGAFSPDVTKDMFSSFKPSVNTREGEFAYHIDVDLPGVKKEDISVKVENGVLTLKGERKEKKEVKKEEYYQCESSFGSFTRSFTLPSNVDAENIHAENKDGVLEITLPKKEGKGESAKQIKVK
- the amrS gene encoding AmmeMemoRadiSam system radical SAM enzyme, producing MSALAWLSNKLEDGRIACEACNQHCKLHEGEYGICGIRKVENGELQLLTYGLAAAVNVDPIEKKPMFHFLPGSQVFSFGTVGCNFSCKFCQNADISQYPKEHNHDIFGSSLSPHKAVELALEYGCQSIAYTYNEPVVFFEYTYDTAKLAHEAGLKNIYVTSGYETHKAIDTIAPFLDGMNIDIKGYSQSFYKDICGGSLKPVLETVEYAHKKGIWIETTTLLIPGLNDSDEELRKIASFQAALDPSMPWHISAFQPMYKMTDIPRTPSSTLRRAYEIGKEAGLKYVYVGNIDDESRESTYCSSCHKPLIERHGHVGQFVTNHLVNLNVCPYCSTSVEGVWH